A window from Salvia miltiorrhiza cultivar Shanhuang (shh) chromosome 2, IMPLAD_Smil_shh, whole genome shotgun sequence encodes these proteins:
- the LOC131013456 gene encoding protein E6-like: MASSTNQFCLFLLLLTLSSSLHTHARDSQFFNKASAIPTTATAVPDAQQPNFLPEDENSYGLYAHHSIPTAAQPHLPKNYNPVAYVTLPEHTNNKYNGGFNSAGDFQPQGMSDTRFLESGKYFYDLNTEKYSSNHPYEILREDQTRNGFYNKNFYGNSENAYEFNGEGYQTQDEFEDEVNNLP, encoded by the coding sequence ATGGCTTCCTCCACCAATCAATTTTGTCTCTTCCTTCTCCTCCTCACACTCTCTTCCTCGCTCCACACTCATGCAAGAGACAGCCAATTCTTCAACAAAGCCTCCGCCATCCCCACCACCGCAACCGCCGTCCCCGACGCCCAACAACCCAATTTCCTCCCCGAAGACGAAAACAGCTACGGCCTCTACGCCCACCACTCCATCCCCACCGCGGCACAACCGCACCTCCCCAAGAACTACAACCCGGTGGCCTACGTCACCTTGCCGGAACACACCAACAACAAATACAACGGCGGCTTCAACAGTGCCGGCGATTTCCAGCCGCAAGGGATGAGCGACACCAGATTCTTGGAAAGTGGCAAGTATTTCTACGATTTAAATACGGAGAAATACAGCAGCAACCATCCGTATGAAATCCTAAGGGAAGATCAaacaagaaatggattttacaACAAGAATTTCTATGGAAATAGTGAGAATGCGTATGAATTTAATGGCGAAGGGTATCAGACTCAAGATGAGTTTGAAGATGAAGTCAATAATTTGCCTTGA